The nucleotide sequence ATATGTGGGCTTCATGTCGATACGGCGAGCGGAATTGTAAAAAAGGAAGGCAGAGAGATTTTTCTTTCAGCCCTAGAGTACCGTTTACTATTGGTATTTATTAATAATAACAAAAGCATTATCACAAGAAGTAGACTGCTTGACGAATTATGGGATGCAGCTGGAGAGTTTGTAAATGACAATACATTGACTGTATACATTAAACGACTGCGAGAGAAGATAGAGAACAACCCTGCAAGTCCGGAAATTATTTTGACTGTTCGAGGAACGGGATATAGATTGGGGAACGGTTATGCTTCGGAATAGAGAGTTTAAGAAGTTTGCCATTTTAATCTCTTTAATAGCTACAGCAACTGTGACGATTGGATTTGTGATCAATATGTCAGCTGGAATACTTACGATTACTTCCTCTGCTGCCTTTGGAACAGTGTTTTTTGTGTTTACTAAGGCTCGATATAAAAGTATTGCTCAGATTTCAGATCAAATTGATCTTGTACTTCATAACGCTGATCATTTGTATATTGCTGAATTGGAGGAGGGCGAACTTTCCATTCTGCAAAGCGAGATAACAAAAATGACGCTGCGCATTAGAGAGCAAAATGATGCACTGAAAAAAGAAAAAGAGCATCTTGCCGATTCTATGGCTGACATAGCCCACCAACTCCGCACTCCTCTTACATCTGTGAACCTTATTTTGTCGTTGTTAGAGAATAAAACTGACCCAAATGATAGGAAAGCATTGATGAGGGAAATAGAGGAATTGTTTGTACAGATGGATTGGCTGCTTACTTCTCTCTTGAAATTATCTCGTCTGGATGCGGGCATTGTGGTGTTCCAAAGCGAGCAGATAGATGTAAATAAATTGATATGCAACGCAATTCGACCATTCTTAATACCAATAGAACTGCACGATATTAATTTGAAAATAAATGCACCGAAAGGGATGGTTATTCAAGGCGATTCAGGTTGGCTTTCGGAAGCAATTCAAAATATCATTAAAAATTGCATGGAAAGCTCAGGCGATAACGGAAAGATTGAGATTGTTTGTGGTGACAACCCACTGTTTACCGAGATTATCATCCACGATAGTGGCGAAGGTTTTCAAAAAGAAGATTTATTTCACTTGTTTGACAGGTTTTATCGCGGGAAAAATGCAGGTGCCACAGGATATGGTATTGGATTAGCTCTCTGCAAGATGATTATAATACGGCAGGGAGGTACGATTACTGCCAAAAATCATCCAAAGGGAGGCGCGATATTTTCCATTCGTTTTCCAAAGTGACGAATCTCTCACCTAAAAGTCACAGAGATGTAAGTTGAATGTTCTATTATATGGGTAAAACATAAGAAAGGAGACTCACATAATGGAGTTCTTAAAAGTTGAAAATTTATGCAAGGTCTACGGCAAGGGCGAAAATAAGGTTACTGCACTTGACAATATTTCACTTACAATTGAAAAAGGAGGATTTACTTCAATTATTGGTTCCTCTGGCTCCGGAAAATCTACTCTACTGCATGCTATAGCTGGTGTGGATGTGCCGACAAGCGGAAAGGTGTATCTGGAGGGGCAGGATGTATATGCCCAAAGCAATGAAAAACTCGCTATTTTTCGCAGGCGCCAGGTTGGACTGATTTACCAGTTTCATAACCTCATTCCAACTCTGAATGTAGTGGAAAACATCACCTTACCTATATTAATGGACAAGCGAAAGGTTAACAAAGAACGACTGAATGAATTACTGGAATTGCTTGGGTTAAAGGGACGAGAAAAACATTTACCTAATCAGCTTTCAGGTGGTCAGCAGCAGCGTGTTTCCATAGGACGTGCTTTGATGAATGCCCCAGCAGTCATGCTTGGTGATGAGCCAACGGGCAGTTTGGATAGCAAAAATGGACATGAAATTATAAAGCTACTTAAAGAAAGCAATAAAAAATACAATCAGACTCTTATTGTCGTAACGCATGACGAAAATATTGCCCTGCAAGCAGATCGTATTATTGGTATATCAGACGGTAAAGTAGTACGAGATGAGAGGGTGAGAGCATGAACGTTTTCAACAAAGTTGCTTTGCAAGGCATGAAAAAAAGCCGTACACGAACAATTGTAACAGTGATTGGAGTTATTCTATCCGTCACACTGATTACGGGAGTTACCACATTTGGTATTTCATTGATGAATTATTTGGCAAAAGGTGAAGCTCAGAAATACGGCGGCTGGCACGTTAAATTTGAAAATGTGAATTCTTCTTTCGCATCGAAACAGGCAAGTAACGACAAAGTTGCAAGCGTTGCAACATTTAAAAATATCGGCTATGCAAAACTTAAAGGCGTAAAAACCACCAATAAGCCGTATCTTTTTATAGCTGGATACAGCAAGAAAAACTTTAATGCTTTGCCGCCTATCCTAATGGTTATGGGCAGGATGCCCCAAAATAGCAGAGAGATTGTTGTCCCTGGAAAAGTTATGACGAAAGGTGGAGTTAAGGTTCAGTTGGGCGACAAGTTTACCATTGATGTTGGAAGCCGCATGAAGGTCAACAAAAGCCTTGGTCAACACGACCCTTACATTTCGGGAAAAGAAACTCTTGTGCCAAAAGTAAAGAGGACTTACACGGTGGTTGGTATCTCTCAAATGCCAACATTTGATGAAGATTCTGCGCCAGGATATACCGCAATCACAACCGCGGATGCAGCAGACACGATGGATGATCTCAGCTTATTTGTTACGTTGAAAAATCCGCGTGAAGTTCATACTTATGCAAAAAGCACAGCTGAAGGTCATGCTTATACCTTGAATAATGAAGTGCTGCGCTTCATGGCTCTTTCTAATGATCCGGGTGATAAGGTTTTTAATGCATTTTTATACTCAGTTGGTGGCATTGTAGTTGTGATTATCATGATTGGTTCGATTTTTCTGATTTACAATTCATTTAATATATCCTTGAATGAGCGCACACACCAGTTCGGGATTCTCTCGTCAGTGGGCGCTACCGCAAAACAACTGCGCCGTTCGGTGCTGTTTGAAGGTATTTGTATCGGCGCCATTGGCATTCCGATTGGAGTTTTAGTGGGCATAGCCAGCACCAAACTTGTGATGGTAGTTGTTGCCAAGCAATTTTCAAACATTTTCTTTGTCGGTGTACCTTTCACTGTTATGGTGTCTGTTCCTGCAATTCTGGCAGCGGTGGTAATTAGCATGATTACAATCCTTATTTCAGCCGATATTCCAGCTCGTAAAGCTGCCAATATGCCTGTGATGGAATGTATTCGTCAGACTAACGAGGTCAAATTGGAAGCTAAAGAAGTTAAAACCTCAAAATTGGCACAGCGCATTTACGGGTTTGAAG is from Clostridium acetobutylicum ATCC 824 and encodes:
- a CDS encoding sensor histidine kinase, yielding MLRNREFKKFAILISLIATATVTIGFVINMSAGILTITSSAAFGTVFFVFTKARYKSIAQISDQIDLVLHNADHLYIAELEEGELSILQSEITKMTLRIREQNDALKKEKEHLADSMADIAHQLRTPLTSVNLILSLLENKTDPNDRKALMREIEELFVQMDWLLTSLLKLSRLDAGIVVFQSEQIDVNKLICNAIRPFLIPIELHDINLKINAPKGMVIQGDSGWLSEAIQNIIKNCMESSGDNGKIEIVCGDNPLFTEIIIHDSGEGFQKEDLFHLFDRFYRGKNAGATGYGIGLALCKMIIIRQGGTITAKNHPKGGAIFSIRFPK
- a CDS encoding ABC transporter ATP-binding protein, with product MEFLKVENLCKVYGKGENKVTALDNISLTIEKGGFTSIIGSSGSGKSTLLHAIAGVDVPTSGKVYLEGQDVYAQSNEKLAIFRRRQVGLIYQFHNLIPTLNVVENITLPILMDKRKVNKERLNELLELLGLKGREKHLPNQLSGGQQQRVSIGRALMNAPAVMLGDEPTGSLDSKNGHEIIKLLKESNKKYNQTLIVVTHDENIALQADRIIGISDGKVVRDERVRA
- a CDS encoding ABC transporter permease, whose translation is MNVFNKVALQGMKKSRTRTIVTVIGVILSVTLITGVTTFGISLMNYLAKGEAQKYGGWHVKFENVNSSFASKQASNDKVASVATFKNIGYAKLKGVKTTNKPYLFIAGYSKKNFNALPPILMVMGRMPQNSREIVVPGKVMTKGGVKVQLGDKFTIDVGSRMKVNKSLGQHDPYISGKETLVPKVKRTYTVVGISQMPTFDEDSAPGYTAITTADAADTMDDLSLFVTLKNPREVHTYAKSTAEGHAYTLNNEVLRFMALSNDPGDKVFNAFLYSVGGIVVVIIMIGSIFLIYNSFNISLNERTHQFGILSSVGATAKQLRRSVLFEGICIGAIGIPIGVLVGIASTKLVMVVVAKQFSNIFFVGVPFTVMVSVPAILAAVVISMITILISADIPARKAANMPVMECIRQTNEVKLEAKEVKTSKLAQRIYGFEGVLALKNFKRNKKRYRSIVLSLVLSVVLFISTSAMVADLKQTTAGAKEINGYDIGFGSDDMKDSEMLQLYNKLKTTNGVYESSYQVVMNYSCAVKGSDFSDAYKKSVSSHSLDKTVNLSTIIQFLDDSTYLNIVKRLGLPKKEYIGPNAKLISVAKVDSDHDNQKNVHQLPDMFKSSSMNFTIAPEINGKPEIRQGRNVSITFVSTMVMPDIPPSVRVSLKKPSKLSLIAPYSLKEKFNTSNISADINAKGMTFLSKNPSQSAAKMEEAIKGAKIKDIYTLINSKKIFEENKNEIFIVDVFSYTFIIMISLIAVANVFNTISTNIKLRRRELAMLRSVGMSDRDFKKMMNFECVFYGMKALLLGLPLSIIFSWLVHKVMSGDSTHFVLPWSSIGISVFGVLFIVFITMMYSISKIKKENIIDALRDDMD